TCGTCCTGCCGACCTGGGGTCTGGCCTTCGCCCCGCTGACCACCGGTGTCATCGGCCTGGGCCTGCACTACTCGACGTACACCTCCGAGGTCTACCGCGCCGGTATCGACGGGGTGCCGCCCGGCCAGTGGGAGGCCGCCACGGCGCTGAGCCTGCCGCGCCGGCGCACCTGGACCGCGGTGATCCTTCCGCAGGCGTTCCGCCGGGTGGTGCCCGCGCTGGGCAACTACGTCATCGCGATGTTCAAGGACACGCCGCTGCTGGCCGGTATCACCGTCGCCGACATGCTCTTCGAGGCGAACAGCATCAGCGCCACCACCTTCGACTACCTGGAGCCGATCACCGTCGTCGGCATCCTCTTCGTGGTCATCTCCTACCCCACCTCCCTCCTCCTGCGAGCCCTGGAGCGTCGCCTTGTCCGCTGACCACACCCCCTCGAAAGACACGGCCACCCCGGCGGACGGGACCTCCCCCCGGACGGAGTCCGGGGAAGGCACCGAGCTGATCCGCTTCGACAAGGTCACCAAGCGGTTCGGGACCAACACCGTCCTGGACTCCCTGGACTTCACCGTCTCGTCCGGCAAGCACGTCACCCTCATCGGCCCGTCCGGTTCCGGCAAGACCACCATCCTGCGGCTGCTGATGACGCTGCTGAAGCCGGACGAGGGGACGATCAAGGTCGGTGGCGAGTATCTGACCCATGAGGAAAAGGGCGGCAAGCTCGTACCGGCCGGGGAGAAGCACTGCCGCGAGGTGCGCAAGAACATCGGCATGGTGTTCCAGCAGTTCAACCTCTTCCCGAACATGAAGGTGCTGCGGAACATCACCGAGGCGCCGGTACACGTCCTCGGGCTGGACAAGGACGCCGCCGAGGAGCGGGCCCGCGACCTCCTCGAACTGGTGGGCCTGACCGCGCACCTCGACAAGTACCCGACCCAGCTCTCCGGCGGCCAGCAGCAGCGGGTCGCCATCGCGCGGGCGCTGGCGATGCGCCCGCAGGTGCTGCTGCTGGACGAGGTGACCTCCGCGCTCGACCCGGAGCTGGTGGCCGGGGTGCTGGACGTCCTGCGGGACATCGCGCACACCACGGACATCACGATGCTGTGCGTCACCCACGAGATGAACTTCGCCCGGGACATCTCCGACTGCGTGATGATGTTCGATCAGGGGCGGGTGATCGAATTCGGGCCGCCGGAGCGGATCTTCAGCGAGCCGGAGCACGAGCGCA
This portion of the Streptomyces sp. 2114.4 genome encodes:
- the ehuD gene encoding ectoine/hydroxyectoine ABC transporter permease subunit EhuD — translated: MPDILKGLWITVQATFYGSLVSFALGLVWALALRAPSRWVTWPVSIFVEFIRNTPLLVQLFFLFFVLPTWGLAFAPLTTGVIGLGLHYSTYTSEVYRAGIDGVPPGQWEAATALSLPRRRTWTAVILPQAFRRVVPALGNYVIAMFKDTPLLAGITVADMLFEANSISATTFDYLEPITVVGILFVVISYPTSLLLRALERRLVR
- the ehuA gene encoding ectoine/hydroxyectoine ABC transporter ATP-binding protein EhuA — encoded protein: MSADHTPSKDTATPADGTSPRTESGEGTELIRFDKVTKRFGTNTVLDSLDFTVSSGKHVTLIGPSGSGKTTILRLLMTLLKPDEGTIKVGGEYLTHEEKGGKLVPAGEKHCREVRKNIGMVFQQFNLFPNMKVLRNITEAPVHVLGLDKDAAEERARDLLELVGLTAHLDKYPTQLSGGQQQRVAIARALAMRPQVLLLDEVTSALDPELVAGVLDVLRDIAHTTDITMLCVTHEMNFARDISDCVMMFDQGRVIEFGPPERIFSEPEHERTREFLSAVL